In Anopheles gambiae chromosome 2, idAnoGambNW_F1_1, whole genome shotgun sequence, a single window of DNA contains:
- the LOC1272784 gene encoding transmembrane protein 245 isoform X5, which yields MSTRPSPAPFKRSIDGLFNVWLNLRNQGHEKPLRNALYNVLVVGVIAVVIGVTLVLAPFFKPLLWAFLFGAVLFPAKKRLSASLKRWIERIEKDDKYLLLGVLSAPLCWVDSLGEFLTGWLKEHLKIITGLVGGLVTLRFILWLTPSEVFFSIWNFIVWIHSLFRTLLGSLSLQMVVVILVVYVVSVYFLWTPDHSLPFLVIGQFLWMVIVGYGSSFLGALQVPVFLGLLTYGLIGLIYNLQKDERNVRFIDKWHSLLDVTSYRLDDSSVAMNAHAHPEASRIEEIKAKLHLDVSATPQLSSTMNETPGHGSTYPASMLTNVESLESDTYFRLLFYACGATLVWMHTWLLFLCCIPIFLHIVRKAAELLGIVAYVSQQADHYWLMLKLWLFPRHAALLPLCLPGILRLNTNIHRYACAKLRSYIDDITSIVMIGFLIVLVMLISVFAFTQIYSEAIAVAQLGSNLVNRTLIHRPELIEMLPIDMQSMDNIIDNAYKYGRSHIEQYVDGIFNDTDPTQAIKLKMQILSVWDRLIQSWMDRSNGEGLVGPRVPAQAIRMTIDEIFINPITKAGLIGFIKSNFGMLWEVADSLWMLLRTNLTLLLSAVGTLVSAILGGGHAVLKFLFHTIIFFTTLFYLLQSSQDRYAPTAITINNSWGPRIIQALEDSISSVVVATLKLALFHGLFTWLTHTVFGAHIVYLPAVLASILAAAPFLETYWCSAPAFLDLWLSQDRFWLGVTLVLIHFIVPSNFNPIIHSEIKGGGHPYLTGLSIAGGMYLFGLEGALLGPLLLCLLVVLFEVTISAIRDSPATPQTRKSSLDTNNDIYSPATTLCQEWQQFVRQGDL from the exons ATGAGTACCCGGCCAAGCCCTGCACCCTTcaagcgatcgatcgatggacTGTTCAACGTGTGGCTGAACCTGCGGAACCAGGGCCACGAGAAGCCACTGCGCAACGCCCTCTACAATGTGCTCGTCGTCGGGGTGATCGCGGTCGTGATCGGCGTCACCCTGGTGCTGGCCCCCTTCTTCAAGCCGCTACTGTGGGCGTTCCTGTTCGGGGCGGTGCTGTTTCCGGCCAAGAAACGGCTCTCCGCCTCGCTCAAGCGCTGGATCGAGCGAATCGAGAAGGATGACAAATACCTGTTGCTGGGTGTGCTGAGTGCGCCGCTCTGCTGGGTGGATTCGCTGGGCGAGTTTCTGACCGGCTGGCTAAAGGAGCATTTGAAAATCATCACCGGACTGGTGGGCGGGCTGGTAACGCTGCGCTTCATACTGTGGCTAACACCGAGCGAGGTGTTTTTCTCCATCTGGAACTTTATCGTGTGGATCCATTCGCTGTTCCGTACGCTGCTCGGGTCGCTCTCGCTGCAGATGGTGGTCGTGATACTGGTCGTGTACGTCGTCAGCGTATACTTCCTCTGGACGCCGGACCATTCGCTGCCCTTCCTGGTGATTGGACAGTTTCTGTGGATGGTTATCGTCGGGTACGGGAGCAGCTTCCTCGGAGCACTGCAGGTGCCCGTATTTCTCGGCCTACTAACCTACGGCTTGATAGGGTTGATTTACAACCTACAGAAAGATGAGCGCAACGTGCGCTTCATCGACAAATGGCACAGCCTACTGGACGTGACCAGCTACCGGTTGGACGATTCCTCCGTCGCCATGAACGCCCATGCCCATCCGGAAGCATCGAGAATAGAGGAAATTAAAGCGAAACTGCATCTAGACGTTTCAGCGACCCCGCAACTTTCCAGCACGATGAACGAAACGCCCGGTCACGGTAGTACCTATCCGGCCAGCATGCTAACAAACGTGGAATCGCTCGAAAGCGACACCTACTTCCGGCTGCTGTTTTACGCGTGCGGTGCCACGCTTGTTTGGATGCACACGTGGCTACTGTTCCTGTGCTGTATTCCCATCTTCCTGCACATCGTACGGAAGGCGGCCGAATTGTTGGGCATCGTTGCGTACGTATCGCAGCAGGCCGATCACTACTGGCTAATGCTAAAGCTGTGGCTGTTTCCACGCCATGCTGCTCTGCTTCCGCTCTGTTTGCCGGGAATATTACGGCTGAACACAAACATTCACCGCTACGCTTGTGCTAAGCTGCGCTCGTACATTGACGACATCACTTCGATCGTGATGATTGGCTTCCTGATCGTGCTCGTCATGCTGATCAGTGTGTTTGCCTTCACGCAAATCTACTCGGAAGCGATAGCGGTCGCACAGCTAGGCTCGAATCTTGTCAACCGCACGCTTATACACCGACCGGAACTGATTGAAATGTTACCAATCG ACATGCAATCGATGGACAACATCATCGACAACGCGTACAAGTACGGTCGCTCACATATCGAACAGTACGTCGATGGTATCTTCAACGATACCGATCCGACACAGGCAATCAAGCTGAAGATGCAGATCCTTAGCGTTTGGGACCGGCTGATACAGAGCTGGATGGACCGGAGCAATGGCGAGGGCCTGGTGGGACCGCGGGTTCCCGCCCAAGCAATTCGCATGACAATAGATGAGATTTTTATAAATCCAA TCACGAAAGCTGGTCTTATTGGTTTCATCAAGAGCAATTTCGGGATGCTCTGGGAGGTGGCTGATTCGCTGTGGATGCTGTTGCGAACTAacctgacgctgctgctgtccgcgGTCGGCACCCTGGTGTCGGCCATTCTAGGCGGTGGGCatgcagttttgaaatttttattCCACACG ATCATTTTCTTCACCACCCTGTTTTATCTGCTGCAAAGCAGCCAGGATCGATACGCACCAACGGCCATTACCATCAACAATTCATGGGGCCCGCGCATCATACAAGCGCTGGAAGACTCGATATCGAGCGTCGTCGTAGCCACGCTAAAGCTTGCCCTGTTCCATGGACTGTTTACCTGGCTGACGCATACCGTGTTTGGTGCGCACATCGTCTATCTGCCGGCAGTGCTGGCCTCAATACTGGCGGCCGCCCCCTTCCTCGAGACGTACTGGTGCAGTGCGCCCGCCTTTCTCGATCTGTGGCTGTCGCAGGATCGGTTTTGGCTTGGCGTCACGCTGGTGCTGATACACTTTATCGTCCCGTCCAACTTCAATCCGATCATACATTCGGAGATAAAAGG TGGTGGCCATCCGTACCTGACGGGACTGTCAATTGCCGGTGGAATGTACCTGTTCGGGCTGGAGGGAGCTTTGCTAGGGCCGCTATTGCTTTGCTTGctagttgttttgtttgaagttaCCATTAGCGCTATCCGAGATAGCCCGGCCACGCCGCAAACCAG AAAATCTAGCCTAGACACAAACAACGATATCTATTCACCCGCGACGAC TTTGTGCCAAGAATGGCAACAGTTCGTTCGCCAAGGGGATTTGTAA